A window of the Cygnus atratus isolate AKBS03 ecotype Queensland, Australia chromosome 4, CAtr_DNAZoo_HiC_assembly, whole genome shotgun sequence genome harbors these coding sequences:
- the CCDC110 gene encoding coiled-coil domain-containing protein 110 — MKGYPTLSWGHPSHLTSMVVTQVPRGNHTTGGEDPIHPQTALKVLQQQLESVQTLRQQTLEHVNMVQYKISEILNKNIFEMKTTVCTSDKILMTCTASDASLPMENPKAPSSKREVHHDQQPCSEEHVEAHSNPVNVVSDIKSSHRISLQNTATEKVEQSEDLLGNKRLSAMKNEYKCGHLVSGTDLETERLNAAQEKVNSLSKMVKDKLLMLDHKEQLEKEQLTVLNQTPPRLGNQKLSEITVTSEYDGKTEALQKSLKNSEYLQKRVHDLQNENLALKNKVKPLAVTIQSLKEKISNCDIQIKHLAKEKKSMLKQLVKSQEDNKECIKEVKNLLRKCEELQKQKIILEEEKSQLHHGNQQTKQALHDFQIRNKKLEEKMTTATCEKGKLSAMLECLQKECSMVQETNKKLQIKISQLTEEKSSLEQELEGNQNEIQQMKEKESAMKSERETHLQLMQTLADKKLSLETSLQECSNAKQMLLKDFKKVQSDKDYIEKKLMTELRNAKADIDLLKSNLTTANRECKRLSTVITNITEENELLKKELQEHRQDAFKYENDIRKLIEEHLILENHLWTIENERDVLQFEFYHLHKDYVYLRGQTTALVWAQRTPNSSFGTMQDDCSEYSSGICKEIPDSQYAALEYLSQDTDIERLLLKT; from the exons ATGAAGGGCTATCCCACCTTGTCCTGGGGCCACCCCTCACACCTGACTAGCATGGTGGTGACACAAGTACCCCGAG gTAATCATACAACAGGAGGAGAAGATCCAATTCACCCACAAACAGCCCTCAAA gTTCTTCAACAACAGCTGGAATCAGTTCAGACACTTCGGCAACAGACTCTGGAGCATGTTAACATg GTACAGTATAAAATCAGTGAGatactaaataaaaatatatttgaaatgaaaactacaGTATGTACATCAGACAAGATTTTGATGACTTGCACAGCAAGTGATGCATCTCTG CCTATGGAAAATCCCAAAGCGCCATCTTCTAAGAGAGAAGTTCACCATGACCAACAACCCTGTTCTGAGGAGCATGTGGAAGCACATTCCAATCCTGTAAATGTGGTCAGTGACATAAAAAGTTCACATAGGATTTCACTGCAAAATACAGCAACTGAAAAGGTTGAACAGTCAGAAGATCTACTTGGAAACAAAAGGTTATCTGCAATGAAGAATGAATATAAATGTGGACATTTGGTATCTGGCACCGATCTGGAGACAGAAAGGTTGAATGCTGCCCAGGAGAAG GTTAATTCTTTGTCCAAAATGGTGAAAGATAAGCTACTAATGCTTGATCACAAAGAGCAACTAGAAAAAGAGCAACTGACTGTTTTAAATCAGACACCACCGAGGCTAGGAAATCAGAAGTTGAGTGAAATCACAGTAACCTCTGAATACGATGGGAAAACTGAAGCATTGCAAAAGTCTCTGAAAAATTCAGAGTATTTGCAAAAAAGAGTACACGatcttcagaatgaaaatttaGCTCTCAAGAACAAAGTCAAACCTCTTGCTGTTACCATAcagtctttgaaagaaaaaatatcgAACTGTGATATACAAATTAAGCATTtagctaaagaaaagaaaagtatgCTAAAGCAGTTGGTTAAATCACAAGAAGACAACAAGGAATGTATTAAGGAAGTAAAGAACTTActaagaaaatgtgaagaactccagaaacagaaaataatcctTGAGGAAGAGAAGAGTCAACTCCATCATggaaaccaacaaacaaaacaggcacTACATGATTTTCAAATTAGGAAcaagaaattagaagaaaagatGACTACTGCTACCTGTGAAAAAGGGAAGCTCAGTGCAATGCTAGAGTGCTTGCAAAAGGAATGCTCCATGGtacaagaaacaaataaaaaacttcAGATAAAAATATCCCagcttacagaagaaaagagttcCCTAGAACAAGAGCTTGAAGGAAATCAGAATGAAATAcaacaaatgaaggaaaaagaaagtgcaatGAAATCTGAACGGGAGACTCATCTTCAATTAATGCAAACACTGGCAGACAAGAAACTTAGCCTTGAAACGAGCCTGCAGGAATGTTCTAATGCTAAACAGATGCTGCTGAAGGACTTTAAGAAAGTCCAGTCAGATAAAGATTATATAGAAAAGAAACTTATGACTGAactcagaaatgcaaaagcagatATTGATCTTTTGAAGTCTAACTTGACCACTGCAAACAGAGAATGCAAGAGGTTATCAACAGTAATAACAAACATCACAGAGGAAAATGAGTTACTTAAGAAAGAACTACAGGAACATAGACAAGATgctttcaaatatgaaaatgacATTAGAAAACTGATTGAAGAACACTTAATATTAGAAAATCACCTGTGGACTATTGAAAATGAGAGAGATGTATTACAGTTTGAATTCTACCATTTGCATAAGGATTACGTTTATCTCCGAGGCCAAACTACAGCTCTAGTCTGGGCACAAAGGACACCCAATTCCAGTTTTGGCACCATGCAAGATGACTGTTCTGAATATTCCTCTGGAATTTGTAAAGAAATTCCTGATTCTCAGTATGCAGCTCTGGAATACCTTTCACAAG ATACTGACATAGAAAGGTTATTACTTAAAACGTGa